A window of Rhododendron vialii isolate Sample 1 chromosome 11a, ASM3025357v1 genomic DNA:
TTTTTGTATTGATTGTTCATTTGACAGAACTTATCTTTAAGTGCCAAGGACATCTCATAGCAGAAAGTAGAATTTCCATCTCCGCCGCTAGCTTGTTCATGCGCATTTGACAGATGACAACCCTATTGTGGATAGATTCATGGGACCGCTTCAAGCCCTTTGAGAATTTCACACATTCTATTGAAATCTATATGCAAGTTCACAATTTCAAAAAAGTATTATAATTCTGCTTCAAATataaaaaagtttaaaatagtCCTTCAAGTTTCAATAACCCCTTCAGTTTTGGGACCAATTAACCACAATCTAGAAGGTCAACCTGTTGAATTTTGGGCATGGACAGTGTCCTATTGTTCATCCAGTAATGACATTGAAAGTGGTTGCATTTTGTAAAGaggaaggaatgaagaaagatTGCTGAAACTGCCAACACCCTGCCTTCTTGCAGTCAGGTTTCACAATCCAAATATCATGTTTTCTGGGAAATGACAaaccatatatattttttgttgcaaGAAATGACAGTCAATGATCCTTCAAATTCTTCTTTCACACATTTTTTATTAGCTAAGTGAagatggaaaggaaaagaaagactGGAGTTTATATTGCTGGTTTCACAGTTTTCATGGATGTTTTCTCGGGGTGGGCAGAAATCTATCACACAAGGATCCCCACAAAACAATCTTGcatgcttgttttttttttttttttctggattttCTTAAGTCTCTTCTTCTCAGTTTGCTTGGTGTACTTTCATTACTTATCTTTTTCTAGTTCAAGGTACTTAGTGGCCAAATCAAGCGTCTTCTAGCTATCTTTTAGTATCAGATCTGAAAGCGCAGCATGGTGgtcactttttttattttattttaggacCCTTGGAATTCAAAATGTGTGTTGCTTATTAAAATCTCAACATATTCTGCAGTACTGGGGGCAGTCAAAGCAACTCATATCAGAGCTACTGGCTGCTCATTTATCTGACCTCAAACAAGAGCTTTTATTGGAATGGAAATGTCTttattcattaaatgtaaaagtaAAGACACACACCCGTGAACTTTGGCAATGTTGTCAATCTGTGAAAACACCCGTGAACTTTGGCAATGTTGTCAATCTGTGAAAACCACTCTGGAATTTgccttattcaacttatttagCTCTGCTAATAGTTGAAAAGGTGTTTTCTTTACAACCatgcttttttttattggacATTAAATTCTGATGTATGTTGTCACCCAATCCAGAGGATATCTATTGGATATATCGTCGCAGCTTTGTGCGAGATATGGCTTCCATGTCAAAGGTGGAGGGGAGTAGGAATTTTCAGGAATTATTCTCGTCACTGGTAAGTTACCATATTTTGCAATAAAGCCAGGACTGATGCAAGTACCTTTTGAAATGATTGGAATTAGAAACTTCAATTGCAAGCCGTAACATGTAACAGCATATGTCTTTTAAAAGTTTTATCAGAcaagacaaaaaattaagacaCATCTGAATCATGAAGACGAATTCTTGCATGTTTAGCCCCATTCATTCAAGATACACGAAATTCTCAGAGCATGTATTCTCATGAACAAGGTTAATTGGTTAAAGCAGTGTGATGAAAAGTGTTTTTATCTTTTAGAGTAAGTTGTAGCTGCATTAGTATAACAAAGCCAAAAAGCAGTAAAGAGCTGATTTCTAAGGTTCATGATTATGTAACTTAACACAGGAGAATGAAAATGAACAGAAAGTTGTAACAACCCAAAAGCTCAGGCACCACAATGAAACACAATCACCCTTAAGTCAAATATAAATCCTTAAGATAGAACCCAATACCAAAATATGGTAATTAAAACTCTAATAATTATGTTGAGTAAAACCCCCAACAAAAATACCAACACCTCAACCCCGTATAATTCCCTTGAAAACTTCCTCCCAACCCTTGATCCCTTTTGTTCCACAATAAACGAATTCGGAAAAGAATTTTCAAAACTCTCCCCTAGCTCTCGAATAAAAGGAATACTGAGGTAGATAGCCTCCCTCATAGTTTGGTACACTAAAATTCCCACTGTCCTTTTACCAGTCTTTCCCTCCTGTCCCACCCAGACAACCACCCCCCGCCTTTTTTATAGAACCTGATGAGTAATATTCATGGGATTCCCACTGCCCTTTTACCAATCTTTCCCTCCTGTCCCCCCCAGACAGCCACCCCCCGCCTTTTTTATAGAACCTGATGAGTAACATTCATGGGATTCTAGTACTTGACACATGACCTCCAAATGTCATCTTTTAAAATTACCCTTGGCTTTACTTGTCCTTATTACCACAAAtatctttcctttttgtttctggATGAACACAAGTACCCATATTGCTTACAAGTGCACAGTACCCCACCTTCTACGTATCAAGTTAAGCCCCATAATTTGTTTCTATCACAATGTTACATACTTAAATAATTTTAACCTTTCCAATATATTTAAGTGGGGTTTCACAAAAGTAGTGCCGCTTACTCAGAGTGACGATAtccctttttattttctccctCATTCAGTATATTCCTTTTAATAGTTGGTGATGATGAGAGTGCTATTCTTCAGGTACATTGCAGGTGCATTGTTGGTAGTATACTTGGGATTGACATACTGTTTGTATGTTCCAGATTGGCAATTTGAGATATTGACTCCAATGTCTTCTTCGCTTCCGACAAACAGCAGTGTTGTTTACAATGTATGACTATGCTCTATTCTCAACTTTTGCAACTTCTGATATGTTAAGTTGACTCCATCTAAAAGAGTTTGGGGATATTGTTAGGGCATTagctcttctcttttcttttcttttctttttttccttttcccctttATTCCCCTTTCTGTGTAcgttttttcctctttttttgggtggggTGCAATTTTGTTGTTTGGTCGGATGTGTTTGGACACACTTTAAATACGCTTTTCACTGCTAGACTTTGTTTCCTGTTGACATTAGAAGAAACATAGAGTTCGGTCATTTTTACAACAAGAGAGAATGCATTGGGAGAAATTGTATGAAGTGCATATTGGTTATTGTAAACACCATCAAGCTGCATAAGCATAATGTTGAGTGTGATCATTACAAGCTTCATGTTTCCGAGCATTTAATTTGAtatggaaaagttttttttgttgagccACTGTTCAAAAAAGGATGTCTGTACCATGGCTGTGATTCTCAAATatcacatcttttttttttttttgaacagcatcAAATATCAGATCTAGCTTCTATTCTTTCGTCTCTATGTGATATTGGGTCATAGGAGCAGAATTTTTGCTCAAATGTAGGCAATTTATGGATAAGATTGTCATCCATAATTTAAAATCTCGTTAGCTAACCAATAATCTCCATCTCTGTGGGAATGATGAGATCAGTTGACATGTTCTACAAGAGGGGACCTTGGACCTGCCTGCAATGCTGCTGGAATGATAGATCGTTATGTTCTTGGTATTGGTCACCTGTATACAAAACCTGGCTACAGAAACCTGAAGGTAACTTTTACTTGGAAGTTGAAATGTGTATGAATTCTTGCCAACAATTTACAATCAACAAATATGGATATCATCTTCACAGGAGTGCCAAATTTCCAGCAATGGCCAAGTTGCAGAGGATTTGCCTTCTTGGTGTCATGCTCCATTTGATCCTGAAGGTATATTAAGGTAACCAATctgatcttttctttttcttttttcgatgATACTTTGGagtctcttctttttcttcttctttagaCGTTGGTTAGTTCAATTTTTGCCACTTGCTTCCTGTTCAGCAAATAGTTTAGGGACTTGTATTTCAATCTCCATTCTTTTGTCTCCAATTGTACTTTAAGCTATGCCAGTTTTAGGTTTTGAATTTGTAAGTGGGAGTATATTGCTGTTCTTTTGTACCACACCTAGTGCCGTTGCTGTTGCTGATAGTTTCATCCAATAGTTGATGTACCTTGTCTACAATTCAGTTTTGGAATGTGGAACCTCTTTTTCCAATTTGCTTTTCCTCGAATTTGATTCCGGATAATTTCTCTCTGTCTTTCTGGCCTTCCTCTTGATCTTTAGCTTTCTTCACTGTGAACATAATCCTACTGTAGCTGTATTTTGGCTTTATTTAATCGAATTATTTCAGCCAGCTCTCTAGTATTCTTGGCTTCCTTTGACTGCTTGAACCTGAAACCAAGTGCTCGAACCCTAGAAAAAaagatttttagtttttggaggGTTATCCACTGATTTAAAAACCAGTTAAAAGTAGGTGCTTTCATCATGGTTTTGGTTCATGATATAAGGTCATATTCAATTTCTTATCATTTCCTTCCATTCGTTGTCACAGCATCTCTGATTCAGTAACACATTTTAGACAGATCTTTTTGCTGCCCAAATTTGTTTACCAAGCGTGGTTGGTCTTTTAGCCTTATAATTTTGGAGCTCAGGCAAAGTCTTGATGAGATGTGCATGGTTGGTGCCAGGGCCAAAGGGAACGCCCTCCCACCCTTAACATTTTGGAGAATTTTGTAACTTCTTTTCTTACAGTGCAAAATGTTCACAAACTGACTGACTATTATACCATGGCATAACTTGCAATTGGATTATCCCTTGGTAGACTATCCTACTATATCAGAGGAAAATGAATCCACAAAAACCCTCAATTTGTTAATTGTTATGTACAGTTGGTTCCGCCCCTTGGTGTTGTGgctgttatttttttgtttttttgccgttcgttaaacctaatctactctatcctagggaacttggggagggggatgggtgcttacgggaatcgaaccctgcccaTGTGCATGGGAGTAAGAGGGAGGCAACAACTACACTGCACTCCACTTGCTGTGTCGTGGCTGTTCAATCTATTACTCTATGTCTAGAAACTAGAAAGGCATGGTCATTGAAGTTTTTTTATGcactcaaaagtgcaaaatgttCTAATACAACTCTAATCAACTTTCCTAAGGTGGGTGGGAGCGTCCTCTTCACTCACTTTGTCTCAATGGCTGAGTGATTCATATCTTTCTCATTTCAATACATTATGGTCTCCTCTCTAAACCCTTAATCCTTCATGATATTTCATAATATGATATAGCTCGCCTTGATGCTTTACATTTTGCTATCATTGTTTCTGGGGTTGTTTTATTGTTctattttgcttctttttgcTATATCATAGTTTAACATTACTGTCACATGAACCTGCAAGATACCTACAATATTGGCATTTGGAATAGTTGTTACATGATGTCATTTGTAGCATAAAATTAAGTTGGATATCTCATTGAAGCCTATTTTAGACTTACAGCTTAATAGCTTACAAATGATTCAAGCACATTTGTTTAGTGCATTAAATTAGACATGCATTAGATACGTGGAAGAGAATGCAAGAGTTAATTTGTACCATTGGCACCTTGTATTTTGAAGCTCCTTGACGGCTGCTGTGACGTGCATAATTGGTCTTCAGTATGGCCAtattcttgcaaaattacaGGTAAGCGACCTTTGCACCAATGGATCGATTGCTAGttctgttttttcattttttcgtgAATATGGGTCTTTTCCTATGGAGGGAAAAACAAAGGAACAGAAGCTGTAGGATATATCTTGTTTTGCCTGTAGTTTGAGTATTTCTAGGAAATTGAATCCAGAAAGGTAAATGGTGAAACGATTGCTGGATCGATGACCCTATATTTCTTGATCAATATTGTCCCTATATATTGCTTTTTCGTTATATTTCAGTGGACTCCATTGATGAAGTTGAAAGTCACCAATCACCATTTAGGCAGTGTTCGAGAAAATAATTGCTTAATTACGTTACTAGAATCTTGATATTTGCTTCGGGTAAGAACATCGACGTGGTGACCCCAACTTATTGGCCATGTAGGCTTTCGAAAATTTCTAGTACACAAATGAAAGAATGGAACAGAAAATATACAGTGGACCCTGATGGCAAATCCGAATGGGCTCTAGTTTTCGTTCATTTGGATAACCTATTATGAAATCAGGGTTTCAATTTTATGTCTGGGATTCGCGCTGAGAAGCTGCATGTCTCAAACCATTAGAGAGGGCTTACATATACTCTGTAAGGGCTATATGCTACATAAATCTagttaaataatcaaattcatgCTGTTTTTTTACCATGGCATCCCATGTGAATATAAGTCTTCCCCTCCCGCTTATCCATTTACTGCAAATAATCTGTCGCATTTCTTCCATTTACACATGGAGGGATCTGATGTTTCTTATGGTGTTGCAGGACCATAAAGAGCGGTTACACAATTGGTTAATATTTTCGTTTTCTCTGTTGGGCCTTGGTTTGTTCCTTGCCTTTGTAGGTATGGTTGTTGATGATTGCCCATTTTAGGATATAACTTCTTGTTGTTACTAATTAGAAGCCACCAACTAAGTCGCTACTGAGGAAAATTTAGACAGTTGAGGAAATAATGATGACGTCAACATGGATTTTCTGTAGTGGCAAAGTTAAGAATGTATCATGATTCTCCAACTTTAGAAATCTGTTCCTAATTTTGTTGAGACTGATGATGCTGGCAAATTGAGAGATGGATACAAGTCCAGAATTTGCATAGCTCCAATTGCCAAGATACTGATATTTtacttctttatttcctttcctttcagGCATTCCTGTGAACAAATCTCTCTTCACAATCAGTTACATGCTGGTTACATCTGCTAGTGCAGGAATCACATTTTCTGCTCTATACATATTGGTGAGTTAAAACATAACATTGGATGGCTCAATACTtatgggcataatttttttaatttatatttgcTGTTTGAGCATAGAGACTTCTGGAACTCTCGCCTTTTCGAAAGAAGAGTTGGTATCATATATCAGCTGtatatttcaaaattaaaattgcAAAGGACAGGCATTTGTCCTCAAGACCAGTACTTTGTCTGACTCGTAATCCTAGGTGTAATCTTTCAAATGAGATGAGGTCGTAGATTTGTGCATTGTgattttttgaacttaaaagaTTTTGAACAATTAACAAAATAGGGAAGATGAACTCCATTATGCACTTGAATGATTACGAATGTTCACAATGAACTATGTGAACGTCGAACGAACAAGTGTTTGGCCTTTCAATTGTACTGCGTACTTCTTATGCCTCTTGCTTGCTCCCTATTTGTTTCTCTTGCAGGTAGATATTTATGGTTACAGATATTTGACATGTCCTCTGGAGTGGATGGGGAAACATGCTCTAAGTATTTTTATTCTCGTAAGTTCTAACTTAGCTGTTATAGCAATCCAAGGATTCTACTGGAAAGCCCCTGAGAACAACATTGTAAGTGTTCATATCATTGGCTACTTTTCATTAAGCACCACTTATTCTTCGATATTTTGCAAGCCAAATCATCTTGTAATGAAATATGGAAAACCAAATGACTATGAATTACTCTCTTGTTCAACAGGTTCACTGGATTGTAACACGTTTACGACACTCTTGATGTTGCGGTCATTAGGTAAGTATCCATGTCCTAGAAACATATTGTTTGTCTTCCaacctattttttttgggttgaggCCACATGGTTTAGAGTTTAGGCAACTGTTGGCAGTTTTGTCATTTGCGTAGgcttggatcttggatttgttCAAACgttagaaaaatgaaattgataTTCATTTCATGGttggaaagaaaaaatgcaCTCCTAACTTTATACGAGGTAAAGATAAATATTATTCTGTTTCCCTCACCATGGCTCCTCTTCGCCAATTCCTAGTTAAGACGGAAAAATGGGGTATCAAAAAGAGCATAAAATCCAATCTTGTTAGCACATTTGAACATTTATTTATATGAACGACGAAACCCCTGTGATTTGAATCCATGTATCATTGATGAAAAGAATTCAAGTCACACAATCCGTATGCACATGCGTTAAAGCGTTTTTTGAAACAAATCTGATACTATTAAAATACATGAAAGCAAGGATCGAAAATGCGAGGATTGAGAGATGGTGCGCATggtattttgaagaattatatGACTAAGGCCGAGTTTTCTTACGAGGCTAAACGGGCTTGATGTCCTTTGCATTTTGTGAAGGAGAATAAATCCGTTTAGCCGCTTTAGCTCCGTAGGGAAACTCGGCCTAAGATTACCAAGAGGCCAAACCGACCGTTAATGTCCACTTGTAAACATTGTTTTCAGTATCCAAATAGTTCTGGTTTATGCATTGCTGTACCGTCTAGCGATGTTCAATGATTAAGTGGGATCCACTTATCTTTGAAATTCTGGCATTAACAATTAAGCAGTTGGGTTAATTGTGACGTGTTTGGCAGGGAACATTCCAGATagattctctttttcttttttcttttttgttttttctgtttttttttttttttgggggtggggGGAAGGGACCGGACATTCCAGATAGATCATTCTCGCTTTTGCTAGGAAATCGATACTTATATTCTCTTCCATTATTCGACAGAAAAACTTAATTGTCATTGAAAGCTTCTGGATAAGTCCCTAAAccatgaaaaaattattcagtgcccctGCACTAGAGGCACTCCACCACACGAGTCTAAGTCCAAGCATATGTGTCACCCTTTAATCGTATGAACGGATGTGAGAGAGACTATAGAAATTAATTCGAGGTGTCCAAAAACTGACACGAAACACCCTGCATTTGAGGTCATGACTTATGATTGCATACGTTAATGTGGTACAATAGACACATCACGGAGGGTTTCAGGTCACACATGGGAGGACTGAAGAGTCTTCTCAGAAGATGTTAATTTGATCAAGCAAGAGCTTGTACTTCAAGTTTCATTATTATTTACATTCTCTTTCTGGACCTTTACTGAAGTATATATGGGTCCTGCTTCCATCTCTTCGTGTAAAGACGAAAATGGGGTCCGGTTTCTTTGGGTCATTTGCTAATCCATCAATCCTTACACTCTATTCTCAGTAGAAACACGGGCAGGTGActatatagattttttttttttttttttatgcttgttCATCGCGAGGTCGCATGTTCGAATTTCACGAAAGGCAAACAATCCATACTGGTGGGCTGCCAGATGATTTGCTTAGTCATTAACTTCAAGCCCCCGATATTAATTGAAATGCACATAAGCTGGCCTGGACATTCAAttatagtattaaaaaaataagaaattataGATTTTTAAGTTGTGATCTGAACCAGGAGGATTGTTTGTTTAAATGATAGTATATGCAGAATATATTATGTTGAAGAAATGAACGGAGTGAAAGcataataaaaattaagttaaaaaactcttccagaGATGATTTTGGACTTAGCATTTTCCAATTCATTTTTGAAATGCATTTTTAGCAGAATGAATCCAGAATTGACTACCTAACACTCAATATGCAAACACAACACAAAATGCAGAACAAGGTCGGCCAAACACCCCCCAATTGCTAGTGCACCTCTCTATACATGTGCAAAGCCAATAGTACTGTTTTAGATAGAACTATACATTTGTAAAAAGTTGTGTTCGGTAATGAAAGAAATGTCTTGGATTTGATAATTTATTCAAGTTGATATTAAACGCATTTTA
This region includes:
- the LOC131307734 gene encoding uncharacterized protein LOC131307734 isoform X1 is translated as MAEINSEPLLNREQDEQPPQEQDDVVASGGKGTTTTRIASLDVFRGLCVFLMMLVDYGGSFFPIIAHSPWHGVHLADFVMPFFLFVAGVSLALVYKKVSDRVDATQKALIKALKLFFLGVILQGGYLHGITSLTYGVDIKRIRWMGILQRISIGYIVAALCEIWLPCQRWRGVGIFRNYSRHWYIAGALLVVYLGLTYCLYVPDWQFEILTPMSSSLPTNSSVVYNLTCSTRGDLGPACNAAGMIDRYVLGIGHLYTKPGYRNLKECQISSNGQVAEDLPSWCHAPFDPEGILSSLTAAVTCIIGLQYGHILAKLQDHKERLHNWLIFSFSLLGLGLFLAFVGIPVNKSLFTISYMLVTSASAGITFSALYILVDIYGYRYLTCPLEWMGKHALSIFILVSSNLAVIAIQGFYWKAPENNIVHWIVTRLRHS
- the LOC131307734 gene encoding uncharacterized protein LOC131307734 isoform X2, which encodes MDPKPLPLSHQNNTALFLRHSNHSVVELTDQTSIILPLMAEPNYEPLRNYEAADEQPQDVVPGGRNRATRIASIDVFRGLAIFLMMLVDYGGSFFPIIAHSPWHGVHLADFVMPFFLFVAGVSLALVYKKVSDRVDATQKALIKALKLFFLGVILQGGYLHGITSLTYGVDIKRIRWMGILQRISIGYIVAALCEIWLPCQRWRGVGIFRNYSRHWYIAGALLVVYLGLTYCLYVPDWQFEILTPMSSSLPTNSSVVYNLTCSTRGDLGPACNAAGMIDRYVLGIGHLYTKPGYRNLKECQISSNGQVAEDLPSWCHAPFDPEGILSSLTAAVTCIIGLQYGHILAKLQDHKERLHNWLIFSFSLLGLGLFLAFVGIPVNKSLFTISYMLVTSASAGITFSALYILVDIYGYRYLTCPLEWMGKHALSIFILVSSNLAVIAIQGFYWKAPENNIVHWIVTRLRHS